Proteins encoded together in one Vitis vinifera cultivar Pinot Noir 40024 chromosome 4, ASM3070453v1 window:
- the LOC100245020 gene encoding uncharacterized protein LOC100245020, whose amino-acid sequence MAEEAGMFMVHQTVGSVLCCKCGIPMTPNAANMCVKCLRSEIDITEGLQKHVTIVHCPECDTYLQPPKTWIKAQLESKELLTFCVKRLKNLNKVRLIHAEFIWTEPHSKRIKVKLRVQKEVLNGAILEQAYIVEFVQQEHMCESCSRVQANPDQWVASVQLRQHVPHRRTFFYLEQLILRHDAAGRAIKIKQMDQGIDFFFANRSHGVKFVEFIGKVTPSRSRHDKQLVSHDTKSNNYNYKYTFSVEICPICREDLICLPPKVAVSLGNLGPLVICTKVSNNIALLDPFTLRHCFLDADQYWRSSFKALLSSRQLVEYIVLDVEIVSSEVNVGGSKYALADAQVARVSDFGKNDTIFNIRTHLGHLLNPGDHALGYDVYAANSNDMELEKYRGFVLPEAILIKKSYEEKRQRKRGKPRSWKLKSLNMEVDDSKGRADQEKMNTEYEVFLRDLEEDPELRFNISLYRNKEYQPSEMASMTDGEDLPSVPLEELLADLDLSEEEDGDVSMRE is encoded by the coding sequence ATGGCTGAAGAAGCAGGCATGTTTATGGTACATCAAACCGTTGGCAGTGTTCTTTGTTGCAAATGTGGTATACCAATGACACCGAATGCTGCAAATATGTGTGTCAAGTGTTTGCGCTCTGAAATTGATATTACAGAAGGTTTGCAGAAGCATGTGACCATCGTGCACTGCCCTGAGTGTGATACCTACTTGCAGCCACCGAAAACTTGGATTAAGGCACAATTGGAGTCGAAAGAGCTCTTAACATTTTGCGTGAAGAGACTAAAGAATTTGAATAAAGTTAGGTTAATTCATGCAGAATTTATTTGGACTGAGCCTCATTCCAAGAGGATCAAGGTCAAGCTAAGGGTTCAGAAGGAGGTTCTCAACGGAGCAATACTTGAGCAGGCTTATATTGTTGAATTTGTTCAGCAAGAGCACATGTGTGAATCTTGTTCTAGAGTCCAGGCCAATCCAGACCAATGGGTGGCTTCCGTGCAGCTTCGGCAACATGTTCCTCACAGACGGACTTTCTTTTATTTGGAGCAGCTTATTCTTAGGCATGATGCTGCAGGCCGTGCtataaaaattaagcaaatgGATCAGGGTATTGATTTCTTCTTTGCTAATCGGAGTCATGGTGTAAAATTTGTGGAGTTTATTGGTAAAGTGACTCCAAGTAGGAGCCGTCATGACAAACAACTTGTGTCCCATGATACCAAGAGCAATAACTACAATTATAAGTACACTTTCTCTGTTGAAATCTGTCCAATATGCCGTGAGGATCTGATCTGCCTCCCTCCAAAAGTTGCTGTTAGTTTGGGAAATCTTGGTCCTCTAGTGATTTGCACAAAAGTGAGCAACAATATTGCTTTACTGGATCCTTTTACTCTTAGGCACTGTTTCTTGGATGCTGATCAGTATTGGAGATCATCTTTTAAGGCTCTACTGTCTAGTAGGCAGCTTGTGGAATATATAGTATTGGATGTGGAGATTGTTTCTTCTGAAGTTAATGTTGGTGGCTCAAAGTATGCATTAGCTGATGCTCAAGTGGCTCGTGTATCAGATTTTGGGAAGAATGATACAATTTTCAACATAAGAACACATCTAGGTCATCTTTTAAACCCTGGGGACCATGCTCTGGGTTATGACGTATATGCAGCTAATAGTAATGATATGGAACTTGAAAAATACAGGGGTTTTGTCCTTCCAGAAGCAATTTTGATAAAGAAGAGTTATGAGGAGAAGCGCCAAAGAAAGCGTGGAAAGCCTCGTTCATGGAAGCTTAAATCCCTTAACATGGAAGTGGATGATTCCAAGGGTAGAGCTGACCAAGAGAAGATGAATACAGAGTATGAAGTGTTCTTAAGAGATTTGGAGGAGGACCCTGAGTTGAGGTTTAATATATCATTATATCGAAATAAGGAATATCAACCATCAGAGATGGCTTCTATGACCGATGGAGAGGATTTACCTTCTGTGCCTTTGGAGGAGTTGCTTGCTGATCTAGATTtgagtgaagaagaagatggagatGTTAGCATGAGGGAATGA